ATCCCAGAGGGAGAATCAGCCGCTCGTTGATGAGGACAGACGTTGTTTTTACATCTGATTAAAATAACTCATTACCTGGAATTTCTCATTTGGATCAGTGAACAGGAATGAAACACGTTTTCCTGTTCCCAGTGTTTCTTTATTGGTTATTTAGATGTTagttataaaaaaaactttgtttGACTTCGTACAAAGATTTAAATAACAGTAAAGTTTACTAGAATATATCATACAATTAACTttttatgttaaatgttgttaaaaaacaaatgtggccAAAAGTAATTAATGCCCTAATTAGTTCAAGGTGTTTTTCATCTGCCAACATAAAAACGTTGACTCTGCAGTTTATTTAACTCTAGTTCACAGATTTTCCTCCCACCTACTGTGGATGCAGAACTTTGTGATGCCGCTCTAGTGGATGAAAGCACCATATGACGGGTTGTGTGAGTTACGGTGCCGGCCTAGAAGACCCAGGTTGCCTCTCTGCCCCCCATCGCATCCAAAAGAATAGCAGTGTCGTGTCAACTCCCCGAGGGCCAACGAGCAGAGAGCAGCGAAATGCTTTCTAAATGTTGTTAGTTCCCCAAAGTGTGTGCGGTGGATTAGTATTCATGTTTTGGGGGCATGAATCCGTTTGCACGTCTCCACTTCCTTCCGGCAAACATGTAGCAACTCAGCAATAATGTAAACTATTAAATCATTCAATTGAATTTAGGACATTTTGGCTCCAATATCCGGCATATCGCTGAGCGTGTTCCCCGAGATAAAAGTATAAGTGTGCGTGTTTGCGCATGCAATATGCATTATCCTGCTTGTCCgtgagagagaggcagggggtgagcgagcgagcgcaaCTGTGAGAAGGTAAGCAAATGAGCAGGCGAGAGAGAATTTCTGTGTTTGTTAGTGCCCGACATCCCTCCGAGGTATTTTTAGCGTTGTTTCCCTCCGATCTTCAGGGTTGTTTTTCCATCCTGAGTGTGCTACGTGTCTCTCATGCATTCCTCATTCATACGCCCTGTTATAGACTCAGATAACATACACACGCGGCTGCATTCGCTTCCCTCTGCTCTAATGGCCCGATTGTCCCAAGCAATAAATCATTTTCCCTCGCCATGTGTGAAATATTCATTCGGTCGTCGTCGAGCACGCACATATAGACATTCACATGCAGACTAAGTGGAACACGCCCGGGTCTGTAATTAAATATGTTCTAATAGCATTTATTATACGCCTCCCGTAGATCCCAGTCATGACGGGGGCCTTCATGGACTCCTCGCCCAACGACGACTACAGCGGCGAGCACTCGCTCTTCAACTCGTCGGCCAGCGTCCACGCCGCCGCCTCAGCCGCCTCGGTCCACGGGCAGCAGGACGAGTCCCAGTCCATGTCCAGCGACGCCATCTGGCTCTGGATCGCCATCATCGCCACCATCGGGAACATCGTGGTGGTGGGCGTGGTGTACGCGTGCACCTTCTGAGGGCGGCCGGCGATGCCGACGGGCGTCTGCTGGTCCTgggtctgtggagtctgtggacTCTGGCGCCGTCAGTCTCTGCGCCCCTCCCCGTCTCAGCCTCTTCTCGGGCGCTCCCTCCACTTTGGACCGCTGGGGATGCGGGCGTTGTGGAACTAGACGCTGATCATATCTCTCCATCAGAGGGAAAGACTTGGCGGCGCTCGTCAGCACAGACGGACTTTGGACGCTACAGGTGGAGGTTTGAGAAGGACGTCGCTTTTTTCAGCCTAAGTTTCTTTTCGTGTTTCTCCTCAGACGCCACCCTTCGCTTGTAATGCAGAGAGGAGAATGGAGATTAAATGGGGCTTAAGATTCCGGTTCATCCAGGGCCATCGTACACACCCACCAGATACTTTCAAAGCAATTTAGGTCACTGCTGTTTAATTATGCGGCTGAATAGAGATGGTGAGGGTTGAATTTAGAAAGCAGTGTGATTGTTTCCACGTCCGACGGCCCGATCTTCAAGACATTAGAGCTCATTCAGGGAATAATTTGGTGGATGAACCATAGCGTGGACATTGATCTTCAGAAGATATGGGATTGTTTTACAGACATGAAGCAGAGAACAGGAAACCAGCTGTCGCTCATTTCCTAATGGTACATACTTATAATCTCATGAAGATGTTTTCTGCAGTGCTAATCAATTATAACCCTCCAGGGATGATTAGAAGATGTAATTGTATTGTCCTAGTCTGTTCAGCCTATATTTACATATTATAGACATAGAAGCACAAACTAAATCAAACATGTGTCGCTTTTTTACTTGTCTTCAACTAAGTATTTTTGACGTTTTGCTCAGTAAGTCATAAGTTAGtgatagaaaaaaaatagtAGCAGATGTGAAAATCAGTAAATGCTCCACGTTCTGTCTGTAGCCCTTAGCAAACGCTGGCCAGATGTGGTCGTTAAATATCAGGCCCACGATTCGGTTCGGTTAATTACTGTAGTCTTGTGTTGCCGGCAAAATCTGGAGGCAgacgtctccatggcaacaaatCCACGTCCTAATTGGGAGCAATAATTGTAGTTTGGCCCAAGCATTAACCTGCAGACACTGAAAACATAACACTGCCTTTATGCATATTTTACAGCTGGCGCCACCCATTTCTGTCTTTAAGCACGTGTGTAGATTAATGTTTGCGCTTTGGGCTCCAAGAAACACCTACATGTACATGATGTACtgctactttttctttttcttgtgaAATGTGATTTCAAAGGTGTTTTATCTAACCTTAAAAACGGAAaacatgcatacagtatatatcatATTTAGaaagcaaataataataataataataataataataataataataataataataataataataataataataataataataagctttaTGTTCATCACCATGGCCCCTCAGCTGTCTATACACTGCGAAACCAACACCTGTACCATGTAACCAAAACTGCAGACGGACCTTCGTCTCTTTGTAATCAGACTGTTCAAAGAAGCACTTTTCAGGCCTGATATTTTTATTAAGTGATTGATGTATAAATAATGttgtaaaccacacacacaatcctTCTTTTGTAAAGACATGCTACTAGTAAAGTTTCTGTACTAACgctcatgttttcatttgtgttccCTGTAGCAGTTTACAAACACGGGCTCGTAGTCGAGAAAATGAGGAATAATGCACTAAATGCTAACTCTGGGCTCTGTTCACCGTGTTTGATGATGCAAAAAGGTGTTTCAGCtccactgttttgttttttttttactccgcCTGATTCAGCTGGTTGTTGCGACTGGTGAAGCCAATCCACTGGCAGGCGTCATCCGTCACTGCTGAGCCATCAGGTGGGATTGATGCTAAGTTTAGAGGCGCCATCTGTCATTCTGACTGTTGTTCAGGTTGTTTAGACACACCTCCACTCACTCCACCCTGGGCCCGTGCGCCGCCCATccattcctctctctccttcttctcgACTGTCTGTAGGCTTCactctggggaccatgaatgtCAAAAAGTCAGAATAGTTGAGAGATTATAGTCTCAGACATTTGGCGGACTGGTGGACAAATGCCATGCTGCTGGTGAGGCAAAAATATCACAAAATTTTTATATACTTCTGTTTAACTGTATAGTGATAGACGCTGAACTATGTTGggaaaaaacattataaaatgCTATTAGTAAATTTGTGAAACCGAACGGATCAACCTTCAAGACAAAGTCACGTATTTCCTTACCCTGAGGCAGCGTAGTTTAATAATATGTGCATTGGCTCTCTTTAAACTCAACACTGACTCGTTTGCAAAGGGAGATAAAGCAGGAACTAAAATCGTTTCAGACTTCAAACTACCTTCACATTGTTGCATACGATCAAGCGACTCAATTCCGAAAACAAATCCCAGAGGCTTCCCTAAGCCGAATCCCCGAGGCAAAGGAGGCTGAAATCCCTCGGAGAGACCAAGATGAAATGGATAATCACTAATCAGCCTCGGCTAATCTATGCTAATGCAcaatatttatttgactttgtgAAAGTCTACGCTGAATAAAACTTCATTTGTATGATCTGTGGAGGGTGAGGCCTGTAAATTACAGATAAATTTCTTAATTAAACACCAGAACAAGAATA
Above is a window of Betta splendens chromosome 22, fBetSpl5.4, whole genome shotgun sequence DNA encoding:
- the LOC114848450 gene encoding uncharacterized protein C14orf132 → MDLSFMAAQIPVMTGAFMDSSPNDDYSGEHSLFNSSASVHAAASAASVHGQQDESQSMSSDAIWLWIAIIATIGNIVVVGVVYACTF